A single genomic interval of bacterium harbors:
- a CDS encoding thioredoxin family protein gives MLQTNLKHIETVEQLKELIENNEKVAVCCGRMGQMCIPVFAVMQELESKYPHVQFRDMDFDIPAASFIRDLPECAQFMGLPFTVYFKNGKVVKATSSIQSKKQITDILDEVFKD, from the coding sequence ATGCTTCAAACTAATTTAAAGCATATTGAAACAGTAGAACAACTTAAAGAGTTAATTGAGAACAATGAAAAAGTTGCCGTTTGTTGCGGAAGAATGGGGCAGATGTGTATTCCCGTTTTTGCTGTCATGCAGGAATTGGAGTCGAAATATCCGCATGTTCAGTTCAGAGATATGGATTTTGATATTCCAGCTGCTTCTTTTATCAGGGATTTGCCGGAATGCGCTCAATTTATGGGATTGCCTTTTACTGTTTATTTTAAGAATGGTAAAGTCGTTAAAGCAACAAGCAGTATTCAAAGCAAAAAACAGATAACAGATATATTGGACGAAGTATTTAAGGATTAG